A window of the Macrobrachium rosenbergii isolate ZJJX-2024 chromosome 13, ASM4041242v1, whole genome shotgun sequence genome harbors these coding sequences:
- the LOC136845197 gene encoding putative glucosylceramidase 3 isoform X3, with protein sequence MLTLTKIIPILTLLYHGIQGANGCQEKSFGTDSFVCVCGSDYCDDFPEVTVEEGQFKHIFSSKLVHRFNVSEGLISDAPLPENTVITINLTETHQTMLGFGGAFTDATGINIATLSMAVQEKLLRSYFSTSGLEYNIGRIPIASCDFSTHPYSYDDVDGDILLEHFALTPEDHIYKLPYIKWALSMSERPLLFFGSPWSPPAWMKENGMFNGTGGIKREMWQPYSNYIVKFVESYEAEGVPLWGLTPQNEPVMNGGDWHINGCEWNTTNMRDWIKTTLGPTLEAAGMRRLKLMILDHNRDSVPWYPEAILEDSDASQYVDGVAIHWYEDKNIPTEKVDLLHEHYPEKFILYTEACTVVVNLGSWDDAESYGHDIIEDINHWSTGWLDWNMALDMQGGPNWATNYVNSPIMIDKDEDVFYKQPMFYAMGHFSKFITAGDVRVSFNIAPATTADEEVGYDNLELTAILKENGRVVVVIMNTLDEEHSISIVDTKGSVVNVDLEPRSINTILYDPLAK encoded by the exons GTAACCGTAGAGGAAGGCCAATTCAAGCACATCTTCTCCTCTAAACTTGTTCACAGATTTAACGTGTCTGAAGGTCTAATAAGTGACGCACCTTTGCCag AAAACACCGTCATCACCATCAACCTGACGGAGACCCACCAGACGATGCTGGGATTCGGGGGTGCATTCACTGACGCCACGGGAATCAATATTGCCACCCTTTCGATGGCCGTGCAAGAAAAACTCTTGAG GTCCTACTTCTCTACTTCGGGCCTCGAGTACAACATCGGGCGGATTCCTATAGCTAGTTGCGACTTCTCCACACATCCTTACTCCTACGACGACGTCGATGGTGACATCCTGCTCGAGCACTTCGCCCTTACTCCCGAGGACCACATATACAAG CTGCCCTACATCAAATGGGCCCTGAGTATGAGCGAGCGTCCACTGCTCTTCTTCGGGTCTCCCTGGTCCCCTCCTGCTTGGATGAAGGAAAATGGGATGTTCAACGGCACCGGAGGAATCAAGCGGGAGATGTGGCAGCCCTATTCCAACTACATCGTCAA GTTCGTCGAATCCTACGAGGCAGAGGGGGTCCCTCTGTGGGGCCTGACGCCGCAGAACGAACCCGTGATGAACGGCGGAGACTGGCACATTAACGGCTGCGAATGGAACACAACAAATATGCGAGACTGGATCAAGACCACACTCGGTCCCACCCTGGAAGCCGCTGGAATGAGGAGACTGAAACTCATGATACTGGATCACAACAGGGACTCTGTGCCTTGGTATCCAGAGGCT ATTCTAGAGGACTCTGACGCATCCCAATACGTGGATGGGGTTGCCATCCACTGGTACGAGGACAAGAATATACCTACTGAAAAAGTCGATCTCTTGCACGAACATTATCCGGAAAAGTTCATTCTGTACACCGAAGCTTGCACAG tggtggtTAATCTTGGTTCTTGGGATGATGCTGAAAGCTACGGCCATGATATAATTGAG GACATCAACCATTGGTCAACCGGTTGGTTAGATTGGAACATGGCTCTCGATATGCAGGGTGGCCCCAACTGGGCAACCAATTACGTCAATTCCCCCATCATGATCGATAAG GACGAAGACGTCTTCTACAAACAACCCATGTTCTACGCGATGGGTCACTTCAGCAAGTTTATCACGGCTGGGGACGTCCGGGTGTCCTTCAACATCGCTCCTGCGACGACCGCTGACGAGGAGGTGGGATACGATAACCTCGAGCTGACGGCAATCCTCAAAGAAAACGGACGAGTGGTTGTGGTCATCATGAACAC ACTTGATGAAGAGCACAGCATCTCCATCGTGGACACCAAGGGATCAGTCGTTAACGTGGATCTTGAACCTCGATCTATCAACACAATCCTGTACGACCCCTTGGCTAAATAA